The genomic segment GAGATGACTCAGAGCGTCACTCCCTGCTGCAGCACGcggacggagggaggaggaggaggaggagtaggaggaggaggagggggacacAAAAAGATGGACGGGACTGTGAACCCAGAGTAAACGCCCGtcaaacatttgaataaagGGAAACTGTGGAAAGGAAGTTGAGTGTTTTGAACAGAGGTGTGACAGCCTGTGTGATGTGtcacctgctcctccatgtGTCTGCAGTTACGTGCACCCCCACAcgacagacacgcacacaaagatGACGTGAAAACTGCAGTTTTTCCCAGTTTCTTTGTTTATTGGGAAAGACAGGGAAGAACACCGACAGAGATGtgacattgttgtttttatgatgtTCAACATTCAAcagttaagaaaataaaaaacaagttctgGGCAAAAATCTAATGGAATCATGTGAGTTGAAGTCTGGGAGTCATAATAAATTATGTGGAGAAGGTGCATAAACATTGTGATTAGTATGGGATCACCTGATGGTTCAATTAAGTATGCACAGCACCCATTCATCAACTCCatcttgtaaataaaataatgtgtgtgtatgtgtgtgtgtgtgtgtgtgtgtgtgtgtgtgtgtgtgtgtgtgtgtgtgtgtgtgtgtgtgtgtgtgtgtggttgtagtCTCTACATCAGGGCGTTCCCGTCCTCAGTCGTTCCTTCTTGCTTCTTGCCCTTTTTATTTGCGCGTTTGATCACTATGATGAAGACAAGAACTGCAGAAGAGACGGAAACAGAAATCAGTCCCAGCAAAGAACAAACTGGAGTCAGCACAGAGCCGGACTCTCACACGTGACTGTGGATAACACAATAGATACAGTGTCATGGGTGAGATTCGCCTCTTGCAGTAATGTGTGTGAGACTTACGGCAGAATCCCACTGTGCCGGCCAGGATCCCGATGGTGGGTCCCATCCCGTATCTGAAGGCCCGATCTTCTGGTGCCATGAAGCAGTAGCCCAGAGCGGTGCAGTTACACACTCTCACTGGAatgtggagaggagagagcaaCACACACGTGCATCAGAGACATGTTAGTGTCTaatatctctttttttcttacaACATCGACAAAACTGACAGTTTGTTAGTACATCCATTAATGCAACACTTCTGTcctatgctgctgctgctgcccaaaACAACACTATGAGAGCAAAGAGTGTAAACACTGCACAACTAAACAATTACTTAAATCTACAAAGCTTTGTAAAATAAATGGAGCTGTACATTCAGGTGAATATGCTCCACAGGATTATACAGGGGCAATTAAGAGGTCATGGATTAATTATACATATtcctatataaataaaataataattattatgtttttttgttgatgttgtttgatGTATAATCTAAAGCAAAGTTTGTAACTGAGGTTTTTGTGTTACACTGGACTGCATAATATTGAGATTAGAGTCTGAAAGATATATCAGCCTTCCACATATATTTTGGTTTTGGCATAAATGTTTAGTCATCAATATGAAAAATTGTATTTTACAGATTGAACAGTCCCGGAAAGATGTGCAAATAAgcttattttcttaattcaagtacTTCAAGTATTTCTTTTATGTATAGTATAAGAAACTCATGGTTAAaccatatattatattttacagtaTTAATAGAGTCATCATTGCTGCTTTTGTAAAATATGTACAACAGCTAATATATTGGAAATGTTTTACTCTGTAATAATGGTATCTGCATCAGTTGAGCTCTGACTGAAATGTGCTTCAGATATTCTTCCCCCTCATGTGGTCTCAGCTCAACACTGAAGCAAACCACCTGTGTTCATGTTACTAATGGGTGATTGTTAGGATCAGTATTTGTTGTCTTTCCCCTCATATGACAAACTGGACTCACCCTCAAACCGCTGGGAGACTCCCATCCCTGCGTTGTCTTTAATGTTGATGGCAAGTGGAAAGGTTCTATCTTCAGTCGGTGATTTCCTCAGGGTCAGTCTAGCTGATGTATCTGCGTGGCACAAACGGGAAAAAACGGAAAATGTGACAATCTCACCTTTTCAACTATACACCCCACAATGTAATATTCTCGATGTATTCAGTTGTAACTTTATGTCGCCGTACCGTCCACACGGCTCAGGTCCCAGTTGGGTGACTTCTTGgcgaaggagaaggtgaagggCTGGGAGAAGGGGGGGCTGTCTGCATCTTGGGCCCTGAGGATGACAGGTTTGGGATTGCCTGCGCAAATGAAGGACTCTGTCTCTATCAGTTTGGGGATGTTGTCGTTCACGTCCAGCAGCCGCACGGACAGGACACGCTCAGAAGACATCGTGGGGTTCTCTGTAGTAGGGGAATAAAAAAGGTGCATTGGTTAATTAGTGGTTTGTTTTAAAGGTTGGCGTGTGAACTGCTATCCACTGTACGGTGGCTCTGAAGTGCAAATTACAACGACTACGACAACAGAGTGTGTAATAACTGAGCAGCTGTGATATGCGtctctgtgtcctctcaccTTTCTCAAATGCAGTGATGGTGACATCGAAGGCCTCCACGGTCTCCTTGTCCAGCTTGTCTTTGGTCTTGATCTGTCCTGTGGCCGCATCGATCTCCAGCCAGCCACGAGTGTCACCCTCCAACttgaagctgcacaacacacaagaggaatcaaacacaagaacacacataTAGTGAGCAGATACTGAAAAGCAGGGAAAGTaatggagaaaacaacaaataaatattcgGTTTCAGGGGGAGTTGCCCTTATGTTCCCTAAACTATGAGGGTaatgaaattaaatacattttataaatttacatttttaacaatgGGGTGAATGAGTTGACACATTACTCTCTCAAAATTCTCAGCAGCTGCAGTATGAAGGACAAAAATGGCATAAGTATCAAAAAGAATACACATAtacaaaacacataaataaatgtggaaataaaaaaattaaacagataaataaatgatcaattTAATGCAGTttgggatttatttatttattccttaattttttaacttaagtctgcatttctatttttattcattaGGTAATTAATTTATACTTTTTGTCCTTCATACTGCGAATGTTAATTGTAGTAAAGCTTTGTGTTATCCGGTGCAATAACTTGGCACATGAGTGAGTTTTTATCGGCTGCTGCGACTGGAGGTGAAGGACACAGACGGATAAAGTAGATCAGGCCACAGATAATACTGGATTGTGGCATCAGTTCATTGTTGGTTTCGGACAAtaaaatgctgtgtgtgtgtgtgtgtttacctgatCTCTTTGCCCTCTGGGTCCTTTGCCTCCACATTGAGCAGCACCGATCCCTTGGTGGTGTTCTCGGGTACGGTCACGTCCAGGATGTCCAGGCTGAACTCCGGGGCCTCGTCCACGTCGGTGACGGACACGGTGACGAAGGTCGTGGATTCGACGCCGTACTCCAGGCCTGTCATCAGCGGCTCGGGGTTACGAGCGTCGATCTGGAGCCTGTAGGTGGGAGACGCCTCGAAGTCCAAAGGCTGTTGGATGAGAAGACAGTGGTTATAGGAAACGTGCAGGGCGGGTTTCCAAGGTTTGAATCATGTTGTATTTTACTGTGAATTATGTTGATATGAAATATGTGCAGATATCTGCTTTAATCAAGGGGTTTGTCACGTAAGATGCACTTAGTGTGTCGAGCATTTGACCTTTTCACATTTAACCTCAGGGCAGAAAGACAGAACACTGACAGCAGCTCTCAGAGCTCACAAGCATCATTTACTTCTTTACTTTGAATTTAGAAATATGTCTATGACAAGATAAAAGTTTAATTTCTTTGTGACACGCATCTTAATCTTTAACAGCAGCTCTTAGAAGAGGTGGGCTGTGATTTATACAAGGAGACTGAAGAAATGAGTCaatacacagaaaacaaattatcaacaaattaataaaccaaaaatatgctgcagcttctcaaaaGTAATATTTTTCTCTGAATCATGTGATTATAAAGGTAATATCTTTGAGTTGTGGcctgtttaaaacaatataagTTTGTATACTTTACTTTGattataatttgatttaaatttattcatttatttattcaaaagatAATTGTTGGATAAGCATATTGTTAAAATAGCATTTAGCTGACAACCCGCAAAAAAGTAtatcacacaaatacaaaaaaaaggatcAATTGTGAGTTTTTCAAAGTACAAGGGGCCTCCAATGTTTCACCCaataatgtgtatgtgtgtgtttgtatgggaGATGTAGAGAATAGAGATGCTGCACCTTGACTATGACCACCTGACCGACACCATTGCCGTCAGTTTCCACGGCAAACACGTCCTCATCGTCGCCGGCGGTGATGTGGAACTCGATGCGGGAGCTGCCGCTGTCTGGGTCGTCAGCGTCCGCGGCTGTGATGGTCACCACAGTGTGTCCCACGGGGGTGTCCTCTGCCAGAGTGTGGCTGccatactgcacacacacacaaagaaacgtGAAGGAAACCAGTCAATCAGCACGAGGACTGAGAGGCAGGGGCCACGTTCAAACACTCACATCCATCTTCTCAAACTCAGGCATCTCGTTGTTGACATCGATGACCTTGACGACCACTTTGCAGTCCACACTGGAACCTGTGAGAGAGAAACTATGAGTTTGACAGCTTGATGCTAAAACCGACTCCACCATATACATCAGCCAGTGTCTGTGTGCTACCTGGGTCGCTGACTCTCACATCCAGCATGTAGACCTGCTGTTCTTTTCGCTGTAGCATGCTCAACGCCTGAATTCTTCCAGAGGCAGCGTCGATGGAGAAGACTTTGTTTGGGGTGGATGGATCTTCGGGCAGGAGGGTGTAAGTCAGGTGAGAATTCATCGTCCCGGGTTGATCGTCATCATGGGCCATCAGCTGTCCTATCAGGCTGCCTGGAAACAAAAAAGTTGGAGTTT from the Limanda limanda chromosome 11, fLimLim1.1, whole genome shotgun sequence genome contains:
- the cdh17 gene encoding cadherin-17, whose amino-acid sequence is MTPMVHLLLLPLLFSIAGGKNLEEKKGPFENTVLDVPEGTLVPYPIYQFQVTHPGVNSFRLSGEGQEDIKISNDGWLFLERPLDWSRDNHYIIKAEALVDDEVVDGPVYVTINVLDINNKAPTFDQSDYTAVVREHSAAGTAFTRVFASDADDPETPNAHLRYSLVSQVPTKNHILLFQIDPNTGEISTTEEGENGIKARESIRYARGEDQSIEALKTKFEDYCPMQKVPYEQNPFFTCVERAEIKRRNMDPMDNPDYILFVRVQDLGGESENALTGNTKVHIIVQQNLWVNPGPITVKENLNGIYPLTIGKVQSNEPEAVYSLVQKERELKFPFQIAENGEILLTEPLDREDKDMYILVVFAKDTNNEEVDRPLEIQVLVEDENDNEPVCENEESVFEVQENEPVGSLIGQLMAHDDDQPGTMNSHLTYTLLPEDPSTPNKVFSIDAASGRIQALSMLQRKEQQVYMLDVRVSDPGSSVDCKVVVKVIDVNNEMPEFEKMDYGSHTLAEDTPVGHTVVTITAADADDPDSGSSRIEFHITAGDDEDVFAVETDGNGVGQVVIVKPLDFEASPTYRLQIDARNPEPLMTGLEYGVESTTFVTVSVTDVDEAPEFSLDILDVTVPENTTKGSVLLNVEAKDPEGKEISFKLEGDTRGWLEIDAATGQIKTKDKLDKETVEAFDVTITAFEKENPTMSSERVLSVRLLDVNDNIPKLIETESFICAGNPKPVILRAQDADSPPFSQPFTFSFAKKSPNWDLSRVDDTSARLTLRKSPTEDRTFPLAINIKDNAGMGVSQRFEVRVCNCTALGYCFMAPEDRAFRYGMGPTIGILAGTVGFCLLVFIIVIKRANKKGKKQEGTTEDGNALM